The window ATTCATCGCAGTCGGGGAGGTTTTAGTCATTAGCAGACTAACACCCGGTCATGATAGATCTCGAACTGTCCGAGTCGGAGCTCGACGCTCACCGCGAGCACATCACGGATTTTATCGATGAGCAGATTTCCGCGGCGGGTGCCGATTCGGCGGTCCTGGGACTGTCGGGCGGCATCGACAGCACGCTGACGGCCTACCTCGCAGTGGAAGCTCTCGGAAAGGAAAACCTCCACGGCCTCGTCATGCCCGGTGCGGTGAGCCGGGAGGATAACATGAGCGATGCGGAGTGGGTCGCAAACGAGCTCGAAATACCCTACGACGTGTTCGAAATCAACCCCATCGTGGACGAGTTCCTGAACGCATACACCGAGGCCGAGGGTGACCAGATGGCGGTGGGCAACGCCCGCGCCAGAACGAGAGCGGTACTGAACTATCTCGTCGCCAACCACCAAGGAGCGCTCGTTCTCGGCACCGGAAACCGGACCGAGGCGCTGGTTGGCTACTTCACGAAATACGGCGACGGAGCGGTCGATTGCAATCCGATCGGTAACCTCTACAAACAGCAGGTACGCCAACTCGCGAAGCACGTCGGCGTCCCCGACGAACTCGCCGAAAAGGAAGCGACCGCCGGTCTGTGGGCCGGGCAGACCGACGAAGAGGAGTTGGGCATCGACTACGACACGCTCGATGCGGTGCTGGCACTGCACGTCGATGGTCCGGTTTCTGCCTCCGCAACTGCACGACAGGTCGATGGGGTTACCGAGGATGACGTTGCGCGAATCGAATCGATGTTCGCCCGGAGCAAGCACAAGCGCGCCGCCCCGCCGTCACCCGAATCGGTGTAAGTCGCGCCGACTCAATCGCGCTGAGCGGCGATGTTCTCGGCGTGCTTCGCCACGAGGGTACCGAACGCCTCGGCTTCGCGTTCCGCCTGTACATCGGCCGAG of the Haladaptatus caseinilyticus genome contains:
- a CDS encoding NAD+ synthase, with amino-acid sequence MIDLELSESELDAHREHITDFIDEQISAAGADSAVLGLSGGIDSTLTAYLAVEALGKENLHGLVMPGAVSREDNMSDAEWVANELEIPYDVFEINPIVDEFLNAYTEAEGDQMAVGNARARTRAVLNYLVANHQGALVLGTGNRTEALVGYFTKYGDGAVDCNPIGNLYKQQVRQLAKHVGVPDELAEKEATAGLWAGQTDEEELGIDYDTLDAVLALHVDGPVSASATARQVDGVTEDDVARIESMFARSKHKRAAPPSPESV